The Raphanus sativus cultivar WK10039 chromosome 6, ASM80110v3, whole genome shotgun sequence sequence ATACGGTTCAGTCTAGTCCAGTTCACCAGGCACACCGGTCACGTATATAATGGACTGGCCTGGTTGATTCAGTGTCTGGCTTATTTGAGGCCCATCTCATTTTGGTCATGATACTGGACCCTAAAATACATCACATTCGTGAATCTGGTGACGAGGCCATAATATTTCACATACCCATTTTCAAGGTCCAATATCTTGTCAAGATTTTGCAAGAGCAAACCGACGGATATCCTCAACAACTTGTCACCAATGATATCGTGTCTGAGATGGTGAGATAGAGAGAAGACAACACGTGTGCTCCTTAAACCACATGTACATCTTCCGCACACACCACCTGtcaaaagtgaaaataaaatactCATGGACCGACCCTACGTATAAAGATCATAAGAAAAGTATTAGataaaacaagaagaaaaagtgTAAAGAAATCAAATGATTCGCTTGAGTCTCTATATAAACATCACAATCCAACTCTCCCTAATCCTACACCAGTTATTCTCTTCATATTCCATACATCACATCTCTATAACATCCACAAACGTTTCACCTCTTTGATCCTTTTTTCACAGTATATATAACAGTAGTACTTGAAGCTATCACAAGGATGATTCCTATATGCGTGCAGTGCGGAACGGGAGGAAACCCATGTAGATGCAAAGTGGTCGGACCAACTTTAGGGCTTGTGGCGTTTGTAGCAGCTGGAGTAGTTGAGTGGCCGGTGGGTGCATTGGTTTATATCTTCAAGCACGCCAAAGGTCGACGTATCATGGGCCATCCGGCTACACACGTTTATCCCAAAGTCTCCCGTTCCATTCCTATATGATTCCAATCACACATTTGTATGAGATTTGAGTAATGTTActactatatatttatgtttctacGCCgtcataataatatattgtatgtTGTGTTTTATTTCGTTTCCTTTCTGAGAAGGCTAATAAATCTTCGTTTTTAATTGAACTACTTGTTGTAAGGATTAACTTCATGTGTGGCTGTGACCGTAAAagcaataagaaaaaaaaaattcttaaaacgAAATTGAATGACTTGTGCATGTTGGAGGGAAACGTGTCGAGGTTGCTGAAGAGAAATGCAACACATACTCATGGGATTTGCTCTTCCGGAAGAAGACTAAAACAATGAATCTGATCATTTCGAAAGTATCTAATAATTAGCTCTGAAGTCTTGTCGGTAGATGtggtttgtgtttgtgtttgtgcTGGGAGAACAGTTTGTTGCCTTGTCAATTACGAGCATGATTTGTTGGATTTATGGCTACTGGGTGTAAGAGTTCTACGCAGTTTACTGTCATGGTTAGTGGAATATAAGAATCTTTACTTCTTGATAAGCACAGCTTTGTGTTGAGTGGTAAAATAATTCAATACTCCGCATTGAGCTTATCATAAACTAATAAAAGATGCCAATACTTCTTTTTAGCTGTAAGCGGTTTCAAAACAAGCTCAATGAAATGAATAGAATGAACACTAAGGTGACTAGGAATTGAATCCAATCAAATAACTGATTATTTGAATGAAATGAATAGAATCACGAATACCTCCAGTATATTCGATTCGTGGCCATAGAAAACAAAGGCAGACATTGAAATTTCTCGTTGAAGCTTTACTATGTGTGAAGGAGGAACCAAGAGCTCAACCGATTacgattgattttttttttcttttttcatgaGGATGAAGGAGGAAACAGAGGTTCCAACCTTACATAGCTTCAATTCTGTCTTTTTTAGAACacaattttcatttaatatttaacGTTCATGCTACAgataattaaaatgattaaactCGAGTCAATGATGAGATATACGTAATTTCTGGGTGTAGGTATATCCCACGGATAAATTCTTTCCTATGcattcaaatgagccgaaaCAATAGATTCATATCCGTATGGCAAGTGGAAATCGTACCCGAAACCGTATTGAGATCAAAACTCTCTGAAATACTACTAGGCTAACTCTACTGGTTTAAAAGGAAAGTTGTTAACAACTCTACAGGCAAAAcgataaacatatataattctACCCAAGAAAacaaagtataaatatttattagtatatagtttctaagtattaatatgattaaaatatatgtacGAAGTTAGAGTTTTATATAGTTTACTATAATTCTATGTATTGACagaaatatatatgttgtatattTAGTTAGAATTCTAcgtatatgaaaaatataattctgTGTAAACTAGAATTTTATGTATTGATTAGATACAAATCTATGTACTAAGAgagaattatttatatttttataaggaTTCTATGTATTGACAAGACAAGTAAAAAGATAGAATTCTAAATTTATGAACTTCCTcgttataattcttttttttccacACTGAAATTTCCATTAACTTGAAGAAAATACAGGGGTGGAATGCATTTTTGAAATACAGAAAGCCAGCAGAAATATAAGAGTCCTCTGGAGCCAAAAGCCAACAGAACTACAAGAGATCTTTGGAGCCAAACATAAGCTATGAACACAACTGGATAAAAGTATGAACTGATAGGAATCtagaaacaattaaaataagagCTTAAGAAAGCAGAGTCAACGAGGAGAGGAGGACAGGATAAGCGCATTTTAGCGACAACCATCTTTTAGCTACATAACTTATAAaggaagaaaaaagaataatatttgcattttctgaaagttttttttgtaaacaacaTTTTCTGAAAGTTGACAAAGAGGATATAAAAGATAAGTTCACGAACACACCATCTAACGAAAATACACATCTTCAAACTGCATCTAGAGAATGGCGGCTTGGTTCGAGTCtagagaatatattttttttatctctggTTTCTGCATCTAAAACATTCAAACTGTTCTAGATTACAGTTGCATTAGTTTGTACAAAggtctttttttatttgaataaattaacattttctcaaaaagaaaatactaaTCTTCATTTTCTTGGCACTTGCAATATTTTCGCCTCGAGGCCAAACAAACACTTCAAGACTTTGGGATATCAGAGATGAGCCTCCAAAGGCTTTTAGATTTGGCGAAAACTGCTCAAACTGCGGCCTCTTGCTTATAAATTCTTTAGATTTATCAAGATGGCACAACAACTTATTTCTAGTTTTGGTGATTGGATAGGACAAAAGCGCCTGCTAGATATAATAGGGACTGGAGGTCCAATGTATTTAGGAGACATTCCACTCTGAGCGATGCTGATAGGTGTATTCGGGGTGGACGAACACGACGGTATCATGACTTGTTCAACAGTATTATGGCTGTAGACGTGCCTGATCCAAGCTTAGGTAAGGATGGTTTCCTTTGGAAAGATGCAAATGATGATGACTATCAGAACAGGTTTTTGACTTCTAAAACATGGGACCAGGTCAGAATCAAGGGAACTAAAGCAGAATGGAGTAGAGTGGTTTGGCTAGTTCAGGGTGTACCTCGATTTGTCTTTTTACATGGCTTGCTCTCAAGAACAGGTTGTTTACAGATGATAGAATGAGGCATTGAGAGTTAATCAGGGATGGAGTCTCTGTGGTGAGGGAATGAGACAAGAGACCACCTTTTCTTTGAATGTCACTACACGTATATGTTTGGGAGGATTTGGCTAGAGGGCTTATGGGGAATGGCATCAATCCTGACTGGAATTGGACGGTTCAACGACTTCAGCACATGGAACTTCAGGGACTCGACTTGGCGCTAGCTCGACTGTTATTTCAAGTCGCGGTTTACAACGTGTGGCGGGAAAATAATGCAAGGCAACATCAGCAGGTTTGGACATCAAAAGATCAAATGAGAAAACCATTGATAAGACCAAGAACAGAATCATCTCGCTTAAGCACATACCAGATCACAGACTTGCACGATTACTTCGACGATGGGTACAAATCACAATTTAATAGATAGAACAATACGGTTGattgagatatttttttaagtttctatTCTTATGTAAATGTCATTCTTTTTTTGATACTTCAATAGAtataaaatttcatcaaaatgtctcattttgttttttttttactaattaatTTTCTCATATAGTTGAATTACATAGctaaacaaaacagaaaaagcAATGCATTCGCTCACATcactataaaatgaaaatccaATATCAACTATATGTTTAAAAGTATCCACATGTTAGGTGTAGGTCATTCTTCTATGTACTCAGCAATATTTTCTTTCGGACCAATTGTTGTATAAGATTGGATTTGGATCCATGCATATGTCTATTCTGAACTTTttgtgaaactttttttttgggcaaaccTTAATTAAATTACCAAAAGGAAACAAGTCACTCCATGAAGGAGACATTACAAAGGGTAGATAAAGCTGCCTTAGCAAGGTTTTCTACTAAAGCATTGCTTAAACGAGGAGTAAAGGAGAAAGAGATAAAAAGAAGGTCCGACTCAACATTGCAATGTCGTAGAGAAAACCCTTTAAAGCCATCGAGGAATCTTTGGAATTGATCATAGAAATCAGGTTTTTACAATCTGAGAAGAACTCAAGATCACGGTAGAGTTTGCTGCATTTAACAGTGCAGATTAGTTGCTAAATCTTCCGCTGCAACAGCAGAGCCCACAAAGCGACGAGCCGAAGATCCGTAGGAGATATTGTCCGCTGTTCTAGTCTGGAAAATCCATCCCAAACCGCTATTACCACTATTTTCCTGCCCAGCCGCATCAGAGAAACACTTCAACACGAAGGGAACCTGAATGAGTTCGGAGACATCGATTAGTTGCCGGTTGAAGGGTTGGTATACGGGTCTggcaaaaattatatatatacatacacacacacacacatatatatatatatatatatatatatatatatatatattatattatgtttaaaaatagaaatttggccaaaaattaacaaataattaaGGGCTCTAATTCAATGTTCGTATGGACTAGCATTGAATACCAGGGGCTAAACCAATAATGAATTTTACCGAGAACAAACTATTAacttaaaagaaacaaaatccaAAGATGTACCATTCTAACTTTGGTTTTGAAAATTCAGATAAGAAACTTTACCATCACTACTAGTAACTTCTTAGCAATTTTGTGTaccaataaatatttataacaattttaaagGTGTCACTAACACCCATCTTTCCACATGGATTTATCACTAAATTACTTTTAGTTAGACATGCATCAAATGGGTTATT is a genomic window containing:
- the LOC108811056 gene encoding uncharacterized protein LOC108811056 — its product is MIPICVQCGTGGNPCRCKVVGPTLGLVAFVAAGVVEWPVGALVYIFKHAKGRRIMGHPATHVYPKVSRSIPI